GCGGTGGCCCATGCCGCCTCGCTCCTCGAACGCGGCGACATCAACCGCATCATCCTCAGCCGCCCGGCGGTCGAGGCCGGCGAGCGCCTGGGCTTTCTGCCCGGCGATATGAAGGAAAAGGTCGATCCCTATCTGCGCCCGCTCTATGACGCGCTTTACGACATGATGAAGCCGGAAAATGTCGAGCGCTGCATCACCTCGGGCATTATCGAGGTCGCCCCGCTCGCCTTCATGCGCGGCCGGACCCTGGCCAATGCCGTGGTCATCCTCGACGAGGCGCAGAACACCACCTCCATGCAGATGAAGATGTTCCTCACCCGCCTGGGCGAGAATTCCAAGATGATCGTCACCGGCGACCCCACCCAGGTCGATCTGCCGCGCGGCGAGAAATCGGGGCTGGTGGAAGCGGTCAATCTGCTCGATGGCGTCGAGGGTGTGCATGTCCTGCGCTTCGGCGACAAGGACGTGGTGCGCCACGCCCTTGTGGGGCGGATCGTGCGGGCCTATGAGCAGGATACGGCCCGCCGTCTCGCCCGGCAGCATGCCG
This genomic stretch from Devosia sp. YIM 151766 harbors:
- a CDS encoding PhoH family protein, which translates into the protein MPPTADNALASQLELAFEDNRLAAQLYGDFDQNLALIEQRLAVTATPRGNHVLLKGAASKVDQARRVLESLYAGLEEGRAMDIADVDAVIRMIETEDSQLTLPTLERKGKVRMARIATRKSTIVARTPAQDAYMRAMERSELVFGIGPAGTGKTYLAVAHAASLLERGDINRIILSRPAVEAGERLGFLPGDMKEKVDPYLRPLYDALYDMMKPENVERCITSGIIEVAPLAFMRGRTLANAVVILDEAQNTTSMQMKMFLTRLGENSKMIVTGDPTQVDLPRGEKSGLVEAVNLLDGVEGVHVLRFGDKDVVRHALVGRIVRAYEQDTARRLARQHAAEGSAN